One stretch of Hevea brasiliensis isolate MT/VB/25A 57/8 chromosome 12, ASM3005281v1, whole genome shotgun sequence DNA includes these proteins:
- the LOC131171190 gene encoding uncharacterized protein LOC131171190, translating to MNLFRIMMKLMRKQTKRRKLKKKKRKKECSALLQNKLPPKLKDLRSFSIPCHIGDISIEKALCDLGASVSLMPLSICEKLKVGDFKPTTISLQLADRSIKYLVGILKNVPLKVGKFFIPVDFVTLKKHHGVDPCLRVDVIDEIVEAEFKKRYPEDPLENCLVHRRTTKDENPKVAAFAQILEATQEVVGDQVL from the exons ATGAATCTATTCCGAATCATGATGAAGTTAATGAGGAAGCAAACAAAAAGAAGGaaattgaaaaagaagaagaggaaaa AGGAGTGTAGTGCTCTCTTACAGAATAAACTTCCACCAAAATTGAAGGATCTAAGAAGTTTCTCTATTCcttgtcacattggggatattaGTATTGAAAAGGCATTGTGTGATCTTGGAGCTAGTGTAAGTTTGATGCCACTCTCCATTTGTGAAAAGCTGAAGGTAGGAGATTTTAAGCCCACCACCATTTCTTTGCAACTAGCTGATAGATCCATCAAATATCTAGTGGGAATTTTGAAGAATGTGCCCttaaaagttggaaaatttttcattcCTGTGGATTTTGTG ACTTTGAAGAAACATCATGGAGTTGATCCTTGTTTAAGGGTGGatgttattgatgagattgtggaaGCAGAATTTAAGAAAAGATATCCTGAGGACCCTTTGGAGAATTGTTTGGTACATAGGAGAACAACAAAGGATGAAAATCCTAAAGTTGCAGCTTTTGCTCAAATTTTGGAAGCTACTCAAGAAGTTGTAGGAGATCAAGTTTTGTAA